A window of the Microvirga terrae genome harbors these coding sequences:
- a CDS encoding sensor histidine kinase — translation MKLKLRSYKASLVTLAAIAVLAISLTFTVWRLLHVEQDSPNGDLYSNLWEISQTQFEASVMAETLARAAMGESFATPEQTPAFRLASLISRLSVLVEGDQSRLIARVGALESLREAHRQLTDAEPLPASAIDPHTAMSLGKRAHDLASELRGIANKVMLLSHEETAEKHSLYLRYVLESFAYIIGIAISTAFLIARLFRGVKETTQARQLLKQEQELSDLVINNISDQGIVMFDAQLRCLLWNPGMEDLLSIKSDQAVGQHMRELDPIFAQEDVIGSLLRATEGMSSVFEHEAVSSDGQERCLEINCFPVSMAERKLGIAFMRDVTEQWLARKQAERQNFDLEIKVLQRTAALRQAERRLIAAIKSASEGFAAFDWTGKLLFANEQIWAAAPVSLWCQDEMSLSDFLQCFAMCEGADARLVNAQSPFAEIELDLLVKKDTWARLSLTKADGATIFVRLTDISGYKQVAKALESALDRERETTNAYRNFVSMVSHQFRTPLAILDSSAQRILRRGTDLTQDELVTRVQKIRNAGTRLTRLVESVLNAAKLDAGTIEVNPASYNLVDLVMDICERQREVSAQADIRFDVPDVPVRVYCDGMLIEQVVVNLLSNAIKYSGDKPLVEIKIWMEGSRAFCSVRDWGIGIPADELPKIFDRFYRARTASGIAGTGIGLNFAQRIMHLHGGDIQVESYEAAGSLFTFDLPIASADQTQQAA, via the coding sequence ATGAAACTCAAACTTAGAAGCTACAAGGCTTCCCTGGTCACTCTCGCGGCGATCGCAGTTCTCGCCATCTCACTCACATTCACCGTCTGGCGGTTGCTGCACGTGGAGCAGGATTCGCCGAATGGAGATCTCTACAGCAACCTGTGGGAGATCTCTCAGACGCAGTTCGAAGCATCGGTCATGGCGGAGACCCTGGCCCGAGCCGCCATGGGGGAATCGTTTGCCACCCCCGAGCAGACACCCGCCTTCCGCCTTGCCAGCTTGATCAGCCGGTTGTCGGTCCTTGTGGAGGGCGACCAGAGCAGGTTGATCGCCAGGGTCGGGGCTCTTGAGAGCCTCAGGGAGGCCCATCGGCAGTTGACCGACGCCGAGCCGCTCCCCGCGAGCGCTATCGATCCGCATACCGCCATGAGCCTTGGGAAGCGGGCGCACGATCTTGCCTCGGAGCTGCGGGGCATCGCCAACAAGGTCATGCTGCTCAGTCATGAGGAGACGGCGGAGAAGCACTCGCTGTATCTGCGCTACGTCCTGGAGAGCTTCGCCTACATCATCGGCATCGCCATCAGTACGGCCTTCCTGATCGCTCGCCTGTTCAGGGGTGTGAAGGAGACAACCCAGGCCAGGCAGCTGCTCAAGCAGGAGCAGGAGCTCTCCGATCTGGTCATCAACAACATCAGCGATCAGGGCATCGTCATGTTCGATGCCCAGCTTCGATGCCTGCTCTGGAATCCCGGCATGGAAGACTTGTTGAGCATCAAGTCCGACCAGGCGGTCGGACAGCACATGCGGGAGCTTGATCCGATCTTCGCCCAGGAGGACGTGATCGGCTCGCTCTTGCGGGCCACGGAAGGAATGAGCTCGGTCTTCGAGCACGAGGCAGTCTCGTCGGACGGGCAGGAACGATGCCTGGAAATCAACTGCTTTCCTGTCTCTATGGCCGAACGCAAGCTCGGTATCGCGTTCATGCGTGATGTGACGGAGCAATGGCTGGCCCGCAAGCAGGCGGAGCGCCAGAACTTCGACCTTGAGATCAAAGTGCTTCAGCGGACGGCCGCCCTCCGGCAGGCTGAACGCCGCCTGATCGCGGCCATCAAGTCCGCATCGGAGGGCTTCGCGGCCTTCGACTGGACGGGAAAGCTCCTTTTCGCCAACGAACAGATCTGGGCTGCCGCTCCCGTGTCCCTGTGGTGCCAGGACGAGATGAGCCTCTCGGACTTCCTGCAGTGCTTCGCCATGTGCGAGGGCGCGGACGCCCGCCTTGTCAATGCGCAGTCCCCCTTCGCGGAGATCGAGCTGGATCTTCTGGTGAAAAAGGACACATGGGCTCGCCTTTCGCTCACAAAAGCCGATGGCGCGACGATCTTCGTGCGGCTGACGGACATCTCCGGATACAAGCAGGTTGCGAAGGCTCTTGAATCGGCCCTCGACCGGGAGCGGGAGACAACGAACGCGTACCGGAACTTCGTGTCCATGGTGTCTCACCAGTTTCGGACGCCGCTTGCCATCCTGGACTCCAGCGCCCAGCGCATTCTGCGACGTGGAACGGATCTGACGCAGGACGAGCTTGTCACCCGGGTCCAGAAGATCCGAAACGCCGGCACCCGGCTGACGCGTCTCGTCGAGAGCGTCCTTAATGCGGCCAAGCTCGACGCCGGAACCATCGAGGTCAATCCAGCCTCCTACAATCTGGTCGATCTCGTCATGGACATCTGCGAGCGTCAGCGCGAGGTCAGTGCACAGGCCGATATCCGCTTCGACGTTCCGGATGTTCCGGTCAGGGTCTATTGCGACGGCATGCTCATTGAGCAGGTCGTCGTCAATCTCCTGTCGAATGCAATCAAGTATTCGGGCGACAAGCCGCTCGTCGAGATCAAAATCTGGATGGAAGGATCACGCGCCTTCTGCTCGGTTCGCGACTGGGGAATCGGGATCCCGGCCGACGAATTGCCGAAGATCTTCGATCGCTTCTACCGGGCCCGGACGGCGTCGGGGATTGCCGGCACCGGGATCGGGTTGAATTTTGCCCAGCGGATCATGCACTTGCATGGGGGCGACATTCAGGTTGAGAGCTATGAAGCGGCCGGATCCTTGTTTACCTTCGACCTGCCCATAGCAAGTGCCGATCAAACGCAACAGGCTGCATGA
- a CDS encoding BA14K family protein: MRKPILALVGAAMLVSALPASASPLPNRTLPQVDRSYPNESYAQYYRRGYRPYYYRDRYYYRRDNGAAVAAGVAGLAAGALIAGAIANQAQAQPAAPPPPGTVDPQLAAYCARKYRSYDPATGTFLATNGMRYVCTY; encoded by the coding sequence ATGCGCAAACCCATCCTGGCCCTCGTTGGCGCTGCAATGCTGGTGTCGGCCTTGCCCGCGAGCGCCAGCCCTCTTCCGAACCGAACCCTGCCCCAGGTCGATCGGTCGTACCCGAATGAGAGCTACGCCCAGTATTACCGTCGCGGCTACCGCCCCTATTACTACCGTGACCGGTACTATTATCGGCGCGACAACGGCGCGGCAGTTGCCGCTGGTGTTGCGGGACTCGCAGCTGGCGCGCTGATCGCCGGCGCCATCGCCAACCAGGCCCAGGCGCAGCCTGCTGCCCCTCCGCCTCCAGGCACGGTGGATCCGCAGCTCGCCGCCTATTGCGCCCGCAAGTACCGTTCCTACGATCCGGCGACCGGGACGTTTCTGGCGACGAACGGGATGCGCTACGTCTGCACCTATTAG
- a CDS encoding L,D-transpeptidase family protein — MKIVACVAVGILGLTTSVLAADQNLNLEAVNKAEWTPKEGRGREVDPVLVKAQVLLDRARFSPGVIDGHNGDNLQNAIKAFEKERGLKPDGTIDEEVWAKLKEASSDPVVTEYTIRDEDVKGPFVTIPDKLEDQARLDRLGYSSPEELLAERFHMDADLLKAMNPGKSFDKAGTSITVANVEAKSGPEKPEKAGKIEIIKKEHVLRVLTKDGALVAVYPASIGSEEKPAPSGSHKVRAVAPNPNYTYNPDYAFKGVKAKEKFEIKPGPNNPVGSTWIDLSVESFGIHGTPDPEKVGKSHSQGCVRLTNWDVEELSKMVEKGTPVEFID; from the coding sequence ATGAAGATCGTTGCGTGTGTGGCTGTTGGAATCCTGGGACTTACGACATCCGTTCTGGCTGCCGATCAGAACCTGAACCTCGAAGCCGTCAACAAGGCTGAATGGACCCCGAAGGAGGGCAGGGGCAGGGAGGTCGATCCGGTTTTGGTCAAGGCGCAGGTCCTGCTCGATCGGGCTCGCTTCTCTCCGGGGGTGATTGATGGACACAACGGAGACAACCTCCAGAATGCCATCAAGGCTTTCGAAAAGGAGCGCGGCCTCAAACCGGACGGAACCATCGACGAGGAGGTCTGGGCCAAACTGAAGGAAGCCTCATCGGACCCGGTCGTGACCGAGTACACGATCCGGGACGAGGATGTGAAAGGACCCTTCGTGACCATCCCCGACAAGCTGGAAGATCAGGCCCGTCTCGACCGGCTCGGCTACTCCAGTCCGGAGGAGCTTCTGGCCGAAAGGTTTCACATGGATGCGGATCTGCTCAAGGCCATGAACCCGGGAAAATCCTTCGATAAGGCTGGCACGTCCATCACTGTGGCCAATGTCGAGGCAAAGTCCGGACCTGAGAAACCCGAAAAGGCCGGAAAGATCGAGATCATCAAGAAGGAACATGTCCTGCGTGTCCTGACCAAGGACGGCGCTCTGGTCGCGGTTTACCCGGCCTCGATCGGCAGTGAGGAGAAGCCTGCACCCAGCGGTTCGCACAAGGTGCGTGCCGTGGCGCCGAACCCGAACTACACCTACAACCCCGATTATGCCTTCAAGGGCGTAAAGGCGAAGGAGAAGTTCGAGATCAAACCCGGTCCGAACAACCCTGTGGGGAGCACCTGGATCGACCTCTCCGTCGAATCCTTCGGGATCCATGGGACGCCCGACCCGGAGAAGGTGGGCAAGTCCCATTCTCAGGGCTGCGTGAGGTTGACGAACTGGGACGTGGAGGAATTGTCGAAGATGGTCGAGAAGGGAACCCCGGTCGAGTTCATCGACTAG
- a CDS encoding extensin-like domain-containing protein codes for MGLRGRMMGRLASVIGLTVLASAAAAQDLAPPLPPPRPAQSAEPLPPPRPAGPAAAEPEQRAEKVPRNETPLQKADLDGVSDDGCVQRLTQLGLRFEKRPPVKENTCAIDDPVLVSALPGGITVVPASLMNCPVAESISRWMSEVVAPEAERRFQSAPTKLLIGTSYQCRDQRNGQKLSEHAFGNGLDVMGFEFAKRPALTIGSQMEGSSEATFQENVRKAACPIFNTVLGPGSDADHGDHLHLDLRQRKGDYRICQ; via the coding sequence ATGGGTCTTCGAGGCCGCATGATGGGACGGCTTGCAAGCGTCATCGGGCTAACGGTGCTTGCCTCGGCCGCTGCGGCTCAGGATCTGGCGCCGCCGCTGCCGCCGCCTCGCCCGGCGCAGTCGGCCGAGCCGTTGCCGCCGCCAAGGCCGGCCGGACCGGCTGCGGCGGAGCCCGAACAGCGCGCCGAAAAGGTGCCGCGGAACGAGACACCGCTTCAGAAGGCCGATCTCGACGGCGTCTCGGACGACGGTTGCGTCCAGCGTCTGACGCAGCTTGGCCTGCGGTTTGAGAAGCGACCGCCCGTCAAGGAAAACACCTGTGCGATCGATGACCCGGTTCTTGTCTCGGCGCTTCCGGGCGGCATCACGGTCGTTCCGGCCTCGCTGATGAACTGCCCGGTGGCCGAGAGCATCTCACGCTGGATGAGCGAGGTGGTCGCGCCCGAAGCCGAACGTCGGTTCCAGAGCGCGCCGACGAAGCTTCTCATCGGCACCTCCTACCAATGCCGAGACCAGCGCAACGGGCAAAAGCTGAGCGAGCACGCCTTCGGCAACGGCCTTGATGTCATGGGGTTTGAGTTCGCCAAGCGGCCCGCCCTGACGATCGGCAGTCAAATGGAAGGTTCCTCGGAAGCGACATTCCAGGAGAATGTCCGAAAGGCCGCCTGCCCGATCTTCAATACGGTGCTTGGTCCGGGCTCGGATGCGGACCATGGCGACCACCTCCACCTCGATCTGCGCCAGCGCAAGGGCGACTATCGGATTTGCCAATAG
- a CDS encoding CDC48 family AAA ATPase produces MAEDGQSVRLQVANARPDDSGRGIARMSRQALSEIGIQEGQAIEIIGKRHTTAIAVTPYPEDEGLNIVRLDGLQRVNAGVGSGDHVEVKRAEVRPATRVVLAPAQKGLRLQGSGDALKRTFYQRPLTAGDVISTSVYSQRSADSRMPEEMRGLLNIPAYGLQEIRLVVVSTQPRGIVHVTAETEIELRPQFEEPREARRADVTYDDIGGLGSTVDQVREMVELPLRHPELFQRLGIDPPKGVLLYGPPGTGKTRLARAVANETEAQFFHIAGPEIMGRHYGESEQRLRQVFQEAQQNAPAIVFIDEIDSIAPKREEVTGEVERRIVAQLLTLMDGLEPRQNIVVIGATNRREAIDEALRRPGRFDREIVIGVPDEPGRREILGIHTRGMPLAPDVNLDEVARTTYGFVGADLAALSREAAMDSLRRILPGINLRDGIPSNVLESLQVTRQDFMNAMKRVQPSALREIMIQVPNVTWDDIGGVEEARTRLREGVELPLKSPESFRRLGIRPAKGFLLFGPPGTGKTLLAKAVAREAQANFVATKSSDLLSKWYGESEQQVSRLFARARQVAPTVIFIDEIDSLAPVRGGGLGEPAVTERVVNTILAEMDGLEELQGVVVMAATNRPNLIDPALLRPGRFDELIYVPVPDAQGRRHILGIHTKDMPLGPDVDLDLIAERTARFTGADLEDLTRRAGLLALRESLQAEHVTMAHFEQALRETRPSVTPEMEREYEDMVRTLKQEGPQRQSIGFLPLRQAAE; encoded by the coding sequence ATGGCAGAGGATGGGCAGAGTGTACGCCTTCAGGTCGCGAACGCCCGGCCGGACGACTCGGGCCGTGGCATCGCACGCATGAGCCGACAGGCCCTGAGCGAAATCGGCATCCAGGAAGGCCAAGCTATCGAGATCATCGGCAAGCGCCATACGACGGCCATCGCCGTGACGCCTTACCCTGAGGACGAGGGCCTCAACATCGTTCGTCTCGACGGTCTTCAGCGGGTCAATGCCGGTGTTGGCAGCGGAGATCACGTGGAAGTGAAGCGCGCCGAGGTTCGCCCGGCAACCCGCGTCGTTCTCGCTCCGGCCCAGAAGGGGCTGCGGCTGCAGGGCTCGGGCGACGCCCTGAAGCGCACCTTCTACCAGCGTCCTCTGACCGCCGGCGACGTGATCTCCACGTCGGTGTATTCGCAGCGCTCGGCAGATTCCCGGATGCCCGAGGAGATGCGCGGTCTTCTCAACATTCCGGCTTATGGCCTTCAGGAAATCCGCCTCGTCGTGGTCTCGACCCAGCCACGCGGTATCGTGCATGTGACGGCCGAGACCGAGATCGAGCTGCGCCCGCAATTCGAGGAACCGCGCGAAGCACGTCGGGCCGATGTCACCTACGATGATATCGGCGGCCTCGGCAGCACGGTCGATCAGGTGCGTGAGATGGTGGAGCTGCCCCTCCGCCATCCCGAGCTCTTCCAGCGGCTCGGGATCGATCCGCCGAAAGGGGTTCTGCTCTACGGCCCCCCTGGCACGGGCAAAACCCGACTGGCCCGCGCCGTGGCCAACGAGACGGAGGCACAGTTCTTCCACATCGCCGGGCCCGAGATCATGGGGCGCCACTACGGCGAATCCGAACAGCGCCTGCGGCAGGTATTCCAGGAGGCGCAGCAGAACGCACCAGCGATCGTCTTCATCGACGAGATCGACAGTATCGCGCCCAAGCGCGAGGAGGTGACGGGTGAGGTCGAGCGGCGCATCGTGGCCCAGCTGCTCACGCTGATGGACGGCCTGGAGCCGCGCCAGAACATCGTGGTGATCGGCGCCACGAACCGCCGCGAAGCCATAGACGAGGCCCTCCGCCGTCCCGGCCGCTTCGACCGGGAGATCGTCATCGGCGTTCCGGACGAGCCGGGCCGCCGGGAGATCCTCGGGATCCACACGCGCGGCATGCCCCTGGCCCCTGACGTCAATCTCGACGAGGTCGCCCGCACCACCTACGGCTTCGTCGGCGCCGATCTCGCAGCCCTCTCCCGCGAGGCGGCCATGGATTCCCTGCGACGCATCCTACCCGGCATCAATCTCCGGGACGGCATCCCGTCGAATGTGCTGGAGAGCCTGCAGGTGACCCGGCAGGATTTCATGAACGCCATGAAACGGGTCCAGCCGTCCGCCCTGCGCGAGATCATGATCCAAGTGCCCAACGTGACGTGGGACGACATCGGCGGCGTCGAGGAGGCACGCACCCGTCTGCGGGAGGGCGTGGAACTGCCTCTCAAGAGCCCGGAATCCTTCCGGCGCCTGGGTATTCGCCCGGCCAAAGGGTTCCTGCTGTTCGGACCTCCCGGCACCGGCAAGACGCTCCTGGCGAAAGCGGTCGCCCGCGAGGCTCAGGCGAATTTCGTGGCGACGAAATCGTCCGACCTCCTGTCGAAATGGTACGGCGAGTCCGAGCAGCAGGTCTCCCGCTTGTTCGCTCGCGCCCGGCAGGTCGCCCCGACGGTGATCTTCATCGACGAGATTGATTCGCTTGCCCCCGTGCGCGGCGGCGGCCTCGGCGAGCCTGCGGTGACGGAACGGGTCGTCAACACAATCCTGGCCGAGATGGATGGCCTCGAGGAACTGCAGGGTGTCGTCGTCATGGCGGCGACGAACAGGCCCAACCTCATCGACCCTGCCCTGCTCCGGCCGGGACGCTTCGACGAGTTGATCTACGTGCCCGTTCCCGACGCGCAGGGCCGCCGGCACATCCTCGGCATCCACACCAAGGACATGCCTCTCGGACCGGACGTGGATCTCGATCTGATCGCGGAGCGGACCGCTCGGTTCACCGGCGCGGATCTTGAGGATCTCACCCGCCGGGCCGGTCTCCTCGCCCTCAGGGAATCGCTGCAGGCCGAGCATGTGACCATGGCGCATTTCGAGCAGGCTCTTCGCGAAACCCGTCCCTCCGTCACGCCCGAGATGGAGCGGGAATACGAGGACATGGTCCGAACCCTGAAACAGGAGGGACCGCAGCGGCAATCCATCGGCTTCCTCCCCCTCCGGCAGGCGGCAGAATAG
- a CDS encoding DMT family transporter, whose amino-acid sequence MRGRDGLALTAAAATGVQVGAALVATRFVVHDIGPASLAFLRYAIAVLCLAPPFWMSARVRFVPRDLMAVMALGVVQFGLLIVLLNLGLQFISSTRAALLFSTFPLMTMFIAASLGREPLSRMKVVGVALTIVGVAAALGERLMTRSATGEWLGALLVLAAALCGAVCSVLYRPYLVRYPTLPVGTWAMLASVLFLAVPAGLEGLFTDLPPLNRAGWLAVLFIGLSSGIGYVLWLWALKHSTPTRVTVFLSLSPVTAALLGVSFLEEPFTAGVLIGLAGVVAGLWLATRTEPAREET is encoded by the coding sequence GTGAGGGGTCGGGACGGGCTCGCCCTGACGGCTGCAGCGGCGACGGGTGTCCAGGTGGGCGCCGCCCTGGTGGCCACGCGCTTCGTGGTGCATGACATCGGTCCGGCATCGCTGGCCTTCCTGCGCTATGCCATTGCGGTTCTCTGCCTTGCGCCACCCTTCTGGATGAGTGCACGGGTGCGGTTTGTCCCACGAGACCTCATGGCCGTGATGGCCCTCGGGGTCGTGCAGTTCGGCCTTCTCATCGTCCTTCTGAATCTCGGCCTCCAGTTCATCTCTTCCACCCGCGCGGCGCTCCTCTTCTCGACCTTTCCGCTCATGACGATGTTCATCGCGGCAAGTCTCGGGCGCGAGCCGCTGAGCCGGATGAAGGTTGTGGGAGTCGCCCTGACGATCGTCGGTGTGGCGGCGGCTCTGGGCGAGCGGCTGATGACGCGGAGCGCAACAGGCGAATGGCTGGGAGCCCTTCTCGTGCTGGCTGCCGCACTCTGCGGTGCCGTATGTTCGGTGCTCTACCGACCTTATCTTGTCCGCTACCCAACCCTGCCGGTCGGCACTTGGGCCATGCTTGCTTCGGTCCTGTTCCTGGCCGTTCCCGCGGGCCTTGAGGGGCTCTTCACGGACCTGCCGCCGCTCAACCGAGCAGGCTGGCTGGCAGTCTTGTTCATCGGCCTGTCGAGTGGGATCGGTTATGTTCTCTGGCTCTGGGCCCTAAAGCACTCCACACCGACCCGGGTCACGGTGTTCCTCTCGTTGAGTCCGGTTACGGCGGCTCTGCTCGGCGTATCATTTCTAGAGGAGCCCTTCACGGCCGGTGTGCTGATCGGCCTCGCGGGCGTCGTCGCCGGGCTCTGGCTCGCCACCAGAACGGAGCCGGCGCGCGAGGAGACGTGA